The Primulina eburnea isolate SZY01 chromosome 6, ASM2296580v1, whole genome shotgun sequence genome contains a region encoding:
- the LOC140834364 gene encoding protein ANTAGONIST OF LIKE HETEROCHROMATIN PROTEIN 1-like, whose protein sequence is MSENKQHQQQQTKRRKKVNANDIAGIMGVEVDEKRVKTKGLNEIISSLDFLDDPEKIDLQEMKKVNQEEMIRFENNHSQQRVATMDYFYKLKQYHKDAERDDGTRKRKAKANAFTAANVAASAIAGASADESVSNDENVTTSNKTPSSGPQRRLWVKNRSKDWWDQCNSPDFPEEEFKKAFRMGKGTFDLICNELNSAVAKENTMLRDAVPVRQRVAVCIWRLATGEPLRLVSKKFGLGISTCHKLVLEVCSAISSVLMPKYLRWMDEDNMKRTMDEFSSMSGIPNVVGSMYTTHIPIIAPKISVAAYFNRRHTERNQKTSYSITVQGVVDPRGVLTDVCIGYPGSMSDEQVLEKSTLFQRANAGLYKGVWIVGGSGLPLMDWTLVPYTHQHLTWTQHAFNEKIGDIQRVAKDSFARLKGRWGCLQKRTEVKLQDLPVVLGACCVLHNICELMGERLDSTLKFELFDDEMVPDNVFRSANAVRARDVIAHNLLHHNLAGTSFLS, encoded by the coding sequence ATGAGTGAAAACAAGCAACATCAACAGCAGCAGACTAAGAGAAGAAAAAAAGTGAATGCGAACGATATTGCTGGGATTATGGGTGTGGAAGTGGATGAGAAGCGGGTTAAGACTAAGGGATTAAACGAAATTATTAGTTCGTTGGATTTTCTTGATGATCCAGAAAAGATCGATCTTCAAGAGATGAAGAAGGTGAATCAAGAAGAAATGATTCGATTCGAGAATAATCACAGCCAGCAAAGGGTCGCTACGATGGATTATTTTTATAAGTTGAAGCAATATCACAAAGATGCTGAACGCGACGACGGGACTCGTAAAAGAAAGGCGAAAGCGAACGCTTTTACTGCCGCTAACGTTGCTGCATCAGCCATCGCAGGTGCAAGTGCGGATGAGTCAGTCTCTAACGATGAAAACGTAACCACCAGCAATAAAACTCCGTCATCCGGCCCTCAGCGGCGGCTGTGGGTCAAAAACAGGTCCAAAGATTGGTGGGATCAATGCAATAGTCCTGATTTTCCCGAGGAAGAATTCAAGAAAGCATTTAGAATGGGGAAGGGTACATTTGATTTGATCTGTAATGAGCTGAACTCTGCCGTAGCCAAGGAAAATACCATGTTGAGGGATGCAGTCCCCGTAAGGCAACGCGTAGCCGTGTGCATATGGCGGTTGGCCACTGGAGAGCCGCTTAGGCTCGTTTCTAAGAAGTTTGGATTGGGTATTTCTACGTGCCATAAGCTTGTCCTCGAGGTTTGTTCGGCTATAAGCAGTGTTTTGATGCCCAAGTATCTTAGGTGGATGGATGAGGATAATATGAAGAGGACTATGGATGAATTCAGTTCGATGTCTGGAATTCCTAATGTGGTTGGATCAATGTACACAACACATATACCAATCATTGCTCCAAAGATCAGTGTGGCTGCATATTTCAACAGGAGGCATACAGAAAGAAATCAAAAGACCTCGTATTCGATCACTGTTCAAGGGGTCGTTGATCCGAGGGGCGTCCTCACCGATGTCTGCATCGGCTATCCCGGTTCAATGTCGGATGAACAGGTTTTGGAAAAGTCCACGCTCTTCCAAAGGGCAAATGCTGGGTTGTATAAAGGTGTTTGGATTGTTGGAGGCTCCGGATTACCTTTAATGGATTGGACATTAGTTCCTTACACACATCAACATTTGACTTGGACTCAACATGCTTTTAATGAGAAAATAGGAGATATTCAAAGGGTTGCAAAAGATTCATTTGCTAGATTGAAAGGGAGATGGGGTTGTTTGCAGAAGCGAACCGAAGTTAAACTTCAAGATTTGCCAGTCGTTCTTGGGGCGTGCTGCGTGTTGCATAACATATGCGAACTGATGGGCGAGAGGTTGGATTCAACGCTTAAATTTGAGCTCTTTGATGATGAAATGGTCCCTGACAATGTCTTTAGATCGGCGAACGCGGTACGCGCGAGGGACGTGATTGCTCATAATCTTTTGCATCATAACCTTGCTGGAACCTCCTTTCTATCTTAG